A portion of the Paucilactobacillus hokkaidonensis JCM 18461 genome contains these proteins:
- a CDS encoding DUF669 domain-containing protein produces the protein MTKHTPNYSNIQDHSYGPLPEGTYEMVVNKVQETATKSGAESLQIDLIVRNDLDGVPELKDTNAQYHNRHVFNDNWKRKTTKEYDLDGMDSILKAAGWPDKKAVDYPDEFIKFMSHKPVKVFVKNEDNTYQGKTSKVNRVAPWNYSTTDFPNVAHKFKTDEIDKAASNAQAGMNQASGAADPFANNGQPIDISDDDLPF, from the coding sequence ATGACTAAACACACACCTAATTATTCAAATATTCAGGATCATAGTTACGGACCACTTCCAGAAGGAACCTATGAGATGGTAGTTAACAAAGTACAAGAAACAGCTACAAAAAGTGGTGCAGAGTCGTTACAAATTGACCTGATTGTACGTAATGATTTAGATGGAGTACCAGAACTGAAAGATACCAACGCACAGTATCATAATCGCCATGTATTTAATGATAACTGGAAACGTAAAACAACTAAAGAATACGATTTAGACGGCATGGATAGCATTTTGAAAGCTGCTGGCTGGCCAGATAAAAAGGCGGTAGATTATCCGGATGAATTTATCAAATTTATGTCGCATAAACCAGTTAAAGTTTTTGTAAAAAATGAAGATAACACTTACCAAGGCAAGACATCAAAAGTTAATCGAGTAGCTCCGTGGAATTACAGTACCACTGATTTCCCAAACGTAGCACATAAATTTAAAACAGACGAAATCGATAAAGCTGCAAGCAATGCACAAGCTGGAATGAATCAAGCAAGCGGTGCTGCTGATCCATTTGCTAATAACGGTCAACCAATCGATATCTCAGATGATGATTTGCCGTTCTAG
- a CDS encoding YopX family protein, with protein MKREIKFRAWDKDKKQIFNVTTLFSIYKGKAEPWVVDNGMYRPKNFVLEQYTGLKDKNGKDIYEGDIVRCEHDYQGTDYNGKVMFFNGGFCVWTGGFRNYVWDDMVPEIIGNIHENPELLEVDE; from the coding sequence ATGAAACGAGAGATTAAGTTCAGAGCGTGGGACAAGGACAAGAAACAAATATTTAATGTCACTACTCTTTTTAGTATTTATAAAGGCAAGGCAGAGCCTTGGGTAGTTGATAATGGTATGTATCGGCCTAAAAACTTTGTTCTTGAACAATATACCGGCCTCAAAGACAAAAACGGAAAAGATATTTATGAAGGTGATATTGTTCGCTGTGAACATGATTATCAAGGCACTGATTACAACGGAAAAGTTATGTTTTTCAATGGTGGCTTCTGCGTTTGGACAGGTGGATTCCGGAATTATGTTTGGGACGATATGGTTCCAGAGATTATCGGAAACATACACGAAAATCCGGAATTGTTGGAGGTAGATGAATGA
- a CDS encoding terminase TerL endonuclease subunit yields MTVDKAYQSQRDKGCYTDVFEKYKDPATRYAFAVLEGNIVAGQMIKLDSFRHLQDLRRIAEDDDFKYIYDLSKCRSILNFAKLVPDVSMGKPLPLMLWQQKILCSSQGWRDSKGEKRYSRVLFSVARTNGKTYLSNILLAYAFVIEASGLYNQDMAYIAPITDQSQKGFSYITTTFNSLAEIPAFKKEFNRLGIDPLHDLVISRKRQNKLSRNSHESGKFDSHHYLLAVADEQGDDKRIGKIKENNGKITSGQIQTANHQYFQISTAYPDSNSYFYHDEQMIKEVMMQDYDRTLDDYLCIVYEQDELSETEQPELWPKSNPILGLDKEKHDLMLKSLLSERDTKMQDGSLAEFQNKNLNMWLQVKVNSYLDLDDINNAVVTEPPFDIKGHSVYVGFDKSNFSDDTSISFIFPYQHNGKNKWYIYQHSWIPLARAQNNINIKEKEDGISYRQAEKMGYADITKNQFGYIDDESVFDWLLNFIEINDLKIIYFCYDRWGTSRIIPWIEQKTEWTTMPVKNVIQSLNEPTIDFRKRMASGEISYLNDPIIKYSLKNAVLFMNNNGMKIDKEKQTSKIDFVDATMDAFFAAMFHFDDISLEKADKSNPFSGMSNNDINNYFTNDFSF; encoded by the coding sequence ATGACAGTCGACAAGGCTTATCAAAGCCAACGAGATAAAGGCTGCTACACTGATGTATTTGAGAAATATAAAGATCCGGCTACTCGCTATGCATTTGCTGTTCTGGAAGGTAACATCGTTGCTGGTCAAATGATTAAATTAGATTCGTTTCGTCACTTGCAAGACTTACGCAGGATAGCCGAAGATGATGATTTTAAATATATTTATGATCTAAGTAAATGTCGCTCTATTTTAAACTTTGCCAAGTTAGTCCCTGATGTTTCTATGGGTAAACCACTCCCACTAATGCTTTGGCAGCAAAAGATTCTTTGCTCATCTCAAGGTTGGCGAGACAGTAAGGGTGAGAAACGCTATTCTAGGGTGCTATTCAGTGTTGCACGAACAAATGGGAAAACATATCTGTCTAACATTCTATTGGCTTACGCGTTCGTTATTGAAGCCTCAGGGCTATATAACCAAGACATGGCTTATATTGCGCCAATTACCGACCAAAGCCAGAAGGGTTTCTCATATATCACGACAACGTTTAATTCTTTGGCTGAAATTCCAGCGTTTAAAAAAGAATTCAACCGGTTAGGTATTGATCCACTGCATGATTTGGTTATTTCACGTAAAAGGCAGAACAAATTAAGCCGTAACTCTCACGAGTCAGGTAAGTTTGATAGCCACCATTACTTATTAGCGGTTGCTGATGAGCAGGGTGATGATAAACGAATTGGAAAAATTAAAGAAAACAACGGAAAAATCACCTCTGGACAGATTCAAACTGCTAATCATCAATATTTTCAAATCTCAACAGCTTATCCAGACAGCAATTCCTACTTTTATCACGATGAGCAGATGATAAAAGAGGTCATGATGCAAGATTATGATCGCACGTTAGATGATTATTTGTGTATTGTCTATGAACAAGACGAGTTATCGGAGACTGAACAGCCTGAATTGTGGCCTAAAAGCAATCCAATCCTTGGTTTAGACAAAGAAAAACATGATTTAATGCTTAAATCGTTGCTGTCTGAACGTGATACTAAGATGCAGGATGGTTCACTAGCCGAATTTCAAAATAAAAATCTTAACATGTGGCTGCAAGTCAAGGTTAATTCCTATCTAGATTTAGATGATATCAATAACGCAGTTGTTACTGAACCACCGTTCGATATCAAAGGCCATTCTGTCTATGTTGGTTTTGATAAGTCTAACTTTTCTGATGATACGTCGATTAGTTTTATTTTCCCATATCAACATAACGGAAAAAATAAATGGTACATCTACCAGCATTCGTGGATTCCGTTGGCTAGAGCACAGAACAATATCAACATTAAAGAAAAAGAAGACGGCATCAGCTATCGACAAGCTGAAAAGATGGGTTACGCCGATATTACTAAGAACCAGTTTGGTTATATCGATGATGAGTCAGTATTCGATTGGTTATTAAATTTTATTGAAATAAATGATTTAAAAATTATTTATTTTTGCTACGACCGTTGGGGAACATCAAGAATCATTCCATGGATTGAGCAAAAAACTGAATGGACAACTATGCCAGTTAAAAACGTGATTCAATCGCTCAATGAACCCACAATTGATTTTCGTAAGCGAATGGCAAGCGGTGAGATTAGTTATCTGAATGATCCAATTATCAAATACTCACTCAAGAACGCTGTGTTGTTTATGAACAACAACGGAATGAAGATCGATAAAGAAAAACAAACATCCAAAATTGATTTTGTTGATGCCACAATGGATGCTTTCTTTGCTGCTATGTTCCATTTTGATGATATCTCACTAGAAAAAGCTGATAAAAGTAATCCGTTTAGCGGCATGAGCAACAATGATATCAACAATTACTTTACAAATGATTTCAGTTTTTAA
- a CDS encoding phage terminase small subunit P27 family — protein MGRKAKISTNKDDRADQRRRTERLKKVASNSNKLQKTPPAKLQKEAKQAYRDLYPILNESGFIVQADLHTVILLCMQIQIYKQAYENITEHGIETEIWESKQDSSGKIIGKDFKGFKANPAVRMLSDATSKVQSLSDDLGLAPGARARLLETVEKNTDDESIDDMLNKDSDF, from the coding sequence ATGGGCAGAAAAGCTAAAATATCAACGAATAAAGATGACAGAGCTGACCAGCGCAGACGAACAGAACGCCTTAAAAAAGTAGCTAGTAATTCTAATAAATTGCAAAAGACTCCACCAGCTAAATTGCAAAAAGAAGCCAAGCAAGCTTACCGTGATCTATACCCGATTCTTAACGAGTCGGGTTTTATTGTTCAAGCAGACCTACACACTGTAATTCTGTTATGTATGCAAATTCAAATCTACAAACAGGCTTATGAAAACATTACAGAGCACGGAATAGAAACTGAAATTTGGGAATCAAAGCAAGATAGTTCTGGGAAAATCATTGGGAAAGATTTTAAAGGATTCAAGGCAAATCCAGCTGTCAGGATGTTAAGTGACGCGACGTCAAAAGTTCAATCTCTATCTGATGATTTAGGCCTTGCACCTGGAGCGCGTGCTAGATTGCTTGAAACGGTTGAAAAGAATACTGACGATGAATCGATTGACGACATGTTAAATAAGGATAGTGATTTCTAG
- a CDS encoding conserved phage C-terminal domain-containing protein produces MEGWLKLYRTLLYDPVWLTSTPEQKTILITILCMVNYQAKQWEWQGQKFEVQPGQFITSIESIKENAGKNISIQNVRSALKRFEKLNFLTNESTKTGRLITVANWGKYQSEETNPTKKATKTQQRPNKDLTPTKNIRTKEVKPLAGKADESKINYKEFINWFNEQTGKGFKDVESNRKLIRARLNEGFTKSELALVVKFKSQKWKDDVKMSDYLRLNTLFAPSHFNDYLNEAIAFNKKSSNKSQVDDSDTDIEEMERKRKEADAKIAEEKARERGLI; encoded by the coding sequence ATGGAAGGGTGGTTAAAACTATATAGGACGTTGCTCTATGATCCAGTTTGGTTAACGTCTACCCCTGAGCAGAAAACAATTCTAATCACTATATTATGCATGGTTAACTATCAGGCAAAACAGTGGGAGTGGCAAGGGCAAAAGTTTGAAGTCCAACCTGGACAATTCATCACATCTATCGAATCAATTAAAGAAAATGCTGGTAAAAATATATCAATTCAGAATGTTAGGTCTGCTCTAAAACGTTTTGAAAAACTAAATTTTCTAACAAACGAGTCAACAAAGACGGGACGTCTTATAACCGTTGCCAATTGGGGCAAATATCAGAGTGAAGAGACTAACCCAACAAAGAAAGCAACAAAGACCCAACAAAGACCCAACAAAGACCTAACACCTACTAAGAATATAAGAACTAAAGAAGTAAAACCTTTGGCGGGAAAAGCTGATGAATCAAAAATCAATTACAAAGAGTTTATCAATTGGTTTAATGAACAGACGGGGAAAGGCTTTAAGGATGTTGAGTCAAATAGAAAATTAATTAGAGCTAGATTGAACGAGGGATTTACAAAAAGTGAACTTGCATTAGTAGTTAAGTTTAAGTCTCAAAAATGGAAAGATGATGTGAAAATGAGTGATTATTTGAGATTGAACACACTATTTGCACCAAGTCACTTTAACGATTACTTGAATGAAGCTATTGCATTTAACAAGAAGTCTAGCAACAAGTCACAGGTTGATGATTCTGATACGGACATTGAAGAGATGGAACGTAAACGCAAAGAAGCAGATGCCAAGATTGCAGAAGAAAAAGCAAGGGAGCGAGGATTAATTTGA
- a CDS encoding AAA family ATPase, which translates to MLEIVNAKNIKRNKNWRVIIYSKPGVGKTSSIKYLKGKTLVLDLDNSSKVLEGLDVDVIQFDRSKPEEELIEFLKKAPEITKAYNNLVIDNISSLEKDWFVEKGRASHNGISNELQDYSQWTNYFARIMIVAYSLDNINILTTAWETQNDVTTETGQTFSQYAPQIRKSVRDGLLGMADVVGRVVINPKTGGRGVILQGNDGIFAKNRLDDRTSAPIEELYSFGSEQKKTTKKEEKAGK; encoded by the coding sequence ATATTGGAAATTGTAAATGCAAAAAACATTAAACGAAACAAAAATTGGCGAGTGATTATTTACTCCAAGCCGGGTGTTGGTAAAACATCATCAATTAAGTATCTCAAAGGTAAGACGCTGGTATTGGACTTGGACAATTCGTCTAAGGTGCTTGAAGGATTAGACGTTGATGTTATCCAATTTGACCGTTCGAAACCAGAGGAAGAACTAATCGAGTTTTTAAAAAAAGCGCCAGAAATTACAAAAGCTTATAACAATTTGGTAATCGACAATATTTCGTCGCTTGAAAAAGATTGGTTTGTTGAAAAGGGACGTGCTTCACATAACGGTATTAGTAATGAGCTACAAGACTATAGTCAATGGACGAACTACTTTGCTCGCATCATGATTGTTGCTTACTCGTTAGACAACATCAATATCCTCACAACGGCATGGGAAACACAGAATGACGTAACTACCGAGACTGGCCAAACATTCAGCCAGTACGCGCCACAAATTAGAAAGAGTGTACGTGATGGTTTGTTAGGTATGGCTGATGTGGTCGGTCGAGTAGTTATCAATCCTAAGACTGGTGGCCGTGGTGTGATTCTACAAGGCAATGACGGAATCTTTGCCAAGAATCGATTAGATGACAGAACGTCAGCACCAATTGAAGAATTGTACAGCTTTGGATCAGAACAAAAGAAAACAACAAAAAAAGAAGAAAAGGCAGGTAAATAA
- a CDS encoding phage portal protein → MNPFRKFERNNIRSQTLTNGGYMPFVFSSDGQVITANTVNADNALKNSDIFAVINRIASDISACTFRVNEPFKQLLDNPNNLVNSYNFWQSVVSQLCLAGNCYVVITRDNQGVPTRLEQIPIDQVTITLEDSSKDITYTVNYNDERGTTKIKSANMLHFRLFVSGQVSTKYVGVSPLDSLVRELNLQDYSNKMSISMLKNAIAPSYTLTVPEGILGPDAKDKIRAEFEKANAGDNSGKAIVLDQGLQINPLQIDPDVAKLLSNVTFSQTQIAKAFGISDSYLNGQGDEQSSVSMMRSLFIDSLNPYMKAIESELTMKLGQPVNLDIESAVDIDNSDLIDKLVSLAGKSAVLSGTQIRQILSDKEVYDPTILASNPPVESPGGGEKDENNGN, encoded by the coding sequence ATGAATCCATTTAGAAAATTTGAACGTAACAATATTCGTAGTCAGACGTTAACCAATGGTGGGTACATGCCATTCGTCTTTTCAAGTGATGGCCAAGTGATCACGGCTAATACGGTCAATGCAGATAATGCCCTGAAGAATAGTGATATTTTTGCGGTTATTAATCGGATTGCTTCCGATATTTCAGCTTGTACGTTTCGTGTTAATGAACCATTCAAGCAATTGTTAGACAACCCAAATAATCTAGTTAATTCTTATAATTTTTGGCAATCAGTTGTTTCACAATTATGTTTAGCGGGTAACTGTTATGTGGTAATTACACGGGATAATCAAGGCGTGCCAACACGTTTAGAGCAGATACCGATTGATCAAGTGACTATCACACTAGAAGATAGCTCTAAGGATATTACCTACACAGTTAACTACAACGATGAACGTGGCACAACAAAAATCAAATCTGCCAATATGTTGCATTTCCGCTTATTCGTTAGTGGGCAAGTGAGCACTAAGTATGTCGGCGTGTCACCACTTGATAGTTTAGTCAGGGAATTAAATCTCCAGGACTATTCCAACAAGATGTCTATTTCAATGCTAAAAAATGCGATTGCTCCTTCTTACACGCTAACTGTTCCTGAAGGTATTCTTGGGCCTGATGCAAAGGACAAAATTAGAGCTGAGTTTGAAAAAGCCAACGCTGGCGATAATTCAGGGAAAGCAATTGTACTTGATCAAGGTTTGCAGATTAATCCGTTACAGATTGATCCAGACGTTGCCAAACTGTTGAGCAACGTAACGTTCTCACAGACCCAAATTGCTAAGGCATTCGGTATTTCCGACAGCTATCTGAATGGTCAGGGTGATGAACAATCTAGTGTGTCTATGATGCGTAGCTTGTTTATCGATTCATTGAACCCTTATATGAAAGCAATTGAATCGGAATTGACAATGAAGCTTGGCCAGCCAGTTAACTTGGATATTGAATCAGCTGTTGATATTGATAACAGTGACTTGATTGACAAATTAGTTAGTTTGGCCGGCAAGAGCGCAGTTCTATCAGGCACACAGATTAGACAAATCTTATCTGATAAGGAAGTTTATGATCCAACGATTCTTGCCAGTAACCCACCAGTAGAATCACCAGGGGGAGGTGAGAAAGATGAAAACAATGGAAATTAG
- a CDS encoding head-tail connector protein, with amino-acid sequence MDTDILLSELNLDITDENQAIAKSLINESEDIIINSVDSKVPKNLFENNSIFNRAVKTLATDLYYNRTLPNGLSLGTQMMINNLKGVDFSGTSTE; translated from the coding sequence ATGGACACTGATATTTTATTATCAGAATTAAATTTAGATATTACTGACGAGAATCAAGCTATTGCAAAAAGCTTAATTAATGAATCAGAGGACATTATTATTAACTCTGTCGATTCTAAAGTGCCGAAAAATTTATTCGAAAATAATTCAATTTTTAATCGCGCAGTCAAAACGTTAGCAACGGACTTGTATTACAACCGTACTTTGCCTAATGGATTGAGTTTAGGAACACAAATGATGATCAACAATTTGAAGGGAGTTGATTTCAGTGGCACTTCAACTGAGTAG
- a CDS encoding phage major capsid protein: MKTMEIRATKLHVRSDEQDTHQIEGTAIVYNEPSQDMGFVEYIMPGALEGVDLGQLLLLYSHDYQNVLASIPSGSLAITDDDNGLHFTAELPNTTLGNDVAELIATNRVSGMSFGFKIADGGDTWSQGGDSITIHTVTQIESMSEISITPIPAYQETQVSTQVQRSLEEFKKGVEKRDMNKDETLVDLLKETLQKLQQSKPADDQPADSDTKPNPADSNDQPQKPTPAPTRDDGDDEDRAAKTSAAPKASANAGDTVTPQPTLPGTKKRDDGDDEQTNAKKTDEAVPQAEQANEGAASSSTAPTDQKQPVKEKKRDIKEGGQNMAQDITPQLKVVDEEKRDFEEFLRKGEVKRAADSHIALSDGSVIIPETILNPEHEQHQFPRLGGLVRKIAVKTTTGKLPVFMTSDDTLSEHTEFGSSSRHAVPEIKPIPWDLKSYSSTYAYSQELLDDSQYNWETELQSRLLELRDNTDDAMIMAALTTGITASDGSADIVAAIKDALDKRLKPQDSQAATIVLSQSAFATIHKLQDKEGRDLIQPDMTQGASVRLLGKTVVVVADELFPNAKAGDINVVIAPMQKAVIEFKNHEITGKFIDTYDVFYRLLGIYERLDVVQARPDLIALIAGTAPKA; the protein is encoded by the coding sequence ATGAAAACAATGGAAATTAGAGCTACTAAGCTTCATGTGCGTTCAGATGAGCAAGATACTCATCAAATCGAAGGAACTGCAATTGTTTATAACGAGCCCTCACAGGACATGGGATTTGTGGAATACATCATGCCTGGGGCACTTGAAGGAGTTGACTTAGGCCAGCTCCTTTTGTTGTACAGCCATGATTATCAAAACGTGCTTGCTAGCATTCCGTCAGGGAGTTTAGCGATTACCGATGATGATAACGGCCTGCATTTTACAGCCGAATTGCCAAACACAACGTTGGGTAATGACGTTGCAGAACTAATTGCAACGAACCGAGTTTCGGGGATGTCATTTGGCTTCAAGATTGCTGATGGTGGTGACACATGGAGTCAAGGTGGAGACAGTATAACTATTCACACAGTGACTCAAATTGAATCGATGAGTGAAATTTCAATCACTCCGATACCGGCATATCAAGAGACACAAGTCTCAACGCAAGTTCAGCGAAGCTTAGAAGAATTTAAAAAGGGAGTTGAAAAAAGAGATATGAACAAAGATGAAACCTTAGTGGATCTGTTAAAAGAAACACTACAAAAATTGCAGCAAAGCAAACCAGCTGATGATCAACCTGCTGATTCAGATACTAAACCGAATCCAGCAGATAGTAATGATCAACCGCAAAAGCCGACACCAGCTCCTACTAGAGATGATGGCGATGATGAAGACCGTGCGGCTAAAACATCAGCAGCACCGAAAGCAAGTGCCAACGCGGGTGACACAGTCACACCTCAACCAACATTACCAGGAACCAAAAAACGTGATGATGGTGATGATGAGCAAACAAATGCAAAGAAAACTGATGAAGCAGTTCCTCAAGCTGAACAAGCTAATGAGGGTGCTGCTTCTTCTAGTACTGCACCTACAGATCAAAAGCAACCAGTCAAAGAAAAGAAACGTGATATTAAAGAAGGAGGCCAAAACATGGCTCAGGACATTACCCCACAATTAAAAGTGGTAGATGAAGAAAAACGCGATTTTGAAGAATTTTTACGTAAAGGTGAAGTTAAGCGTGCAGCAGATTCACACATTGCGTTGTCAGATGGTTCAGTTATCATTCCTGAAACTATCCTTAATCCAGAACACGAACAGCACCAATTCCCACGCTTAGGTGGTTTGGTTCGAAAGATTGCTGTTAAGACCACTACTGGTAAATTACCAGTGTTCATGACATCGGATGACACATTATCTGAACACACTGAATTTGGTTCTTCAAGTCGTCATGCAGTGCCAGAAATTAAGCCAATTCCTTGGGATTTGAAATCATACTCAAGTACTTATGCCTACTCACAAGAGCTTCTTGACGATTCACAATATAACTGGGAGACAGAATTGCAATCGCGTTTGCTTGAATTACGTGATAACACTGATGATGCAATGATTATGGCTGCCTTAACAACTGGCATCACCGCTTCAGATGGTTCTGCTGATATTGTTGCAGCAATTAAAGATGCACTTGATAAGCGATTAAAGCCTCAAGATTCGCAAGCTGCCACAATTGTATTGTCACAATCCGCTTTTGCTACAATCCATAAGTTGCAAGACAAAGAAGGACGTGACTTAATTCAACCAGACATGACACAGGGTGCCTCAGTTCGTCTGCTAGGTAAAACCGTTGTTGTTGTGGCCGACGAATTATTCCCCAACGCTAAGGCTGGAGACATTAATGTTGTTATTGCTCCGATGCAAAAAGCAGTCATTGAATTTAAAAACCATGAAATCACTGGTAAGTTCATTGATACTTACGACGTATTCTACCGTCTATTAGGTATCTACGAACGTCTTGACGTTGTGCAAGCACGTCCAGACCTTATTGCATTGATTGCTGGTACAGCCCCAAAAGCGTAG
- a CDS encoding RusA family crossover junction endodeoxyribonuclease, producing the protein MAIKLIIPGEPVAQGRPRFVSRGKFVTTYDPPKSKLYKKHIVEVVTQTWSNEILDKPLSVMIKVYRSIQKSTSKKQYSLKATGAVLPIKKPDVDNYTKGILDGLSQADIWTDDNLVCEVITQKQYSDNPRVEIVIKEINSINEFEYQMEEP; encoded by the coding sequence ATGGCGATTAAGTTGATTATTCCAGGTGAACCAGTAGCACAGGGCAGGCCTAGATTTGTATCACGTGGCAAATTTGTAACTACGTATGATCCACCAAAATCTAAATTATATAAAAAACATATTGTCGAGGTTGTCACACAAACATGGTCGAACGAAATCCTAGATAAACCATTGTCAGTGATGATTAAAGTATACCGATCAATTCAAAAATCAACGTCCAAAAAGCAATATAGTTTAAAAGCCACAGGAGCCGTTTTACCGATTAAAAAACCAGATGTGGATAATTACACTAAAGGTATCTTAGATGGACTGTCACAAGCGGATATTTGGACTGATGATAATTTAGTGTGTGAGGTTATTACGCAGAAGCAATATAGTGATAATCCACGAGTTGAAATTGTAATTAAAGAGATCAATTCAATTAATGAATTTGAATATCAAATGGAGGAACCATAA
- a CDS encoding HNH endonuclease, with the protein MEKGMAKVHQCGELRCHRVIPFNQRYCDIHAPLHKHYAKVSHKDKLQAYKIYNRTQRDEVANSFYHDSRWTRVRNYVANRDMYTSALTGNAIPDEQLIVDHIIPRRLCDNPLDVSNLWCLSRKEHLIKTKLEEQIAQTNNGDNKLKHMTRPIWIKYLKERIKK; encoded by the coding sequence TTGGAGAAAGGCATGGCTAAGGTTCATCAATGTGGCGAGTTAAGATGCCATCGAGTTATTCCGTTTAACCAAAGGTATTGTGATATTCATGCACCATTGCATAAGCACTATGCTAAGGTATCGCACAAAGATAAGCTTCAAGCGTACAAGATATACAACAGGACACAACGAGATGAGGTTGCTAATAGTTTCTATCATGATTCGAGATGGACTCGAGTAAGAAACTATGTAGCCAATCGTGACATGTATACGTCAGCATTGACAGGCAATGCCATACCTGATGAACAACTCATTGTTGATCACATCATACCAAGACGACTATGTGATAACCCATTAGATGTGTCTAATCTGTGGTGTTTATCACGCAAAGAACATTTGATCAAAACTAAGCTCGAAGAACAGATCGCACAGACCAATAATGGTGATAATAAACTCAAACATATGACTAGACCAATTTGGATTAAATATTTAAAAGAAAGAATTAAAAAATAA
- a CDS encoding replicative DNA helicase: MNNEIEKSIIITLLNHQNLINTISANADWFVDSDLRSVFEALQKLDGTESDLMTIYGKAKMVNPNLNLTFRQLGNLQAQYITDANLHSDVQMLRKLAMQRDIDQAIVNYQKDPFDDTQEQLFEALSKIKSLGNEADTGQLTEQFQDLKDRLVHEQPSGIQSYSKLDKLLGGGLYGSMLLTIGARPSVGKTAFAVNLAYKMIELDPDVQIDFFTLEMNKREMFNRFVSRNTGISSQALRNPVKELNPVQTLLVNSGIDWFRDKHLFIYDQIPGIDGIINTIRRNAAKAKPHKYVAMIDYIGLISVPDIKDRYLQIGKITRDLKITSNEFDVPIIALTQLNRGIENRQDKTPQLSDIRESGSVEQDSNVVAFLHRPYDDRDIEQLIVQKNREGSLGAINFMFNGQHMLFKELQV; this comes from the coding sequence TTGAATAACGAAATTGAAAAGTCAATCATCATTACACTCCTGAACCACCAGAACTTAATTAATACCATTTCCGCCAATGCTGACTGGTTTGTTGATAGTGACTTGCGTTCTGTTTTTGAAGCATTGCAGAAACTTGATGGCACTGAATCTGATTTAATGACAATTTATGGTAAGGCCAAAATGGTTAATCCTAATTTGAATCTGACGTTTAGGCAGTTGGGTAATTTGCAGGCTCAATATATTACTGATGCTAACTTGCATAGTGATGTGCAGATGCTTCGTAAATTAGCAATGCAACGTGATATTGACCAAGCAATTGTTAACTACCAGAAGGATCCATTTGATGATACGCAGGAACAGTTATTTGAAGCTTTATCAAAAATAAAATCGTTGGGTAATGAGGCTGATACGGGACAGTTAACGGAACAGTTTCAAGACCTTAAAGATAGATTGGTTCATGAACAGCCTAGTGGCATTCAAAGCTACAGCAAACTAGATAAGTTACTCGGTGGTGGTTTGTATGGGTCTATGTTGTTAACCATTGGCGCTAGGCCATCAGTTGGTAAGACAGCCTTTGCGGTCAACTTAGCTTATAAAATGATTGAATTAGACCCGGATGTACAAATAGATTTTTTCACGTTGGAAATGAACAAACGTGAAATGTTCAATCGATTTGTGTCACGTAACACTGGTATCAGTAGCCAAGCGCTGCGAAATCCAGTAAAGGAATTGAATCCAGTACAAACCTTGCTCGTTAATAGTGGCATTGATTGGTTCAGAGACAAGCATTTGTTTATCTATGACCAGATACCGGGAATAGATGGAATTATAAATACTATTCGAAGAAATGCTGCTAAGGCTAAGCCACACAAATATGTTGCCATGATTGATTACATTGGTTTGATATCAGTACCCGACATTAAGGATCGTTATTTACAAATTGGAAAGATTACACGTGATTTAAAGATTACATCCAATGAGTTTGATGTACCGATTATTGCTTTAACACAATTGAATCGTGGTATTGAGAATCGGCAAGACAAAACCCCACAGCTTAGTGACATTCGTGAGTCTGGTTCAGTTGAACAAGACAGTAATGTGGTTGCGTTCTTACATCGACCATATGATGATCGTGATATTGAACAACTGATAGTGCAGAAAAACCGTGAAGGTTCACTAGGCGCTATTAACTTTATGTTTAATGGTCAACACATGCTATTTAAAGAATTGCAGGTGTAG